The proteins below are encoded in one region of Triticum aestivum cultivar Chinese Spring chromosome 1B, IWGSC CS RefSeq v2.1, whole genome shotgun sequence:
- the LOC123122999 gene encoding uncharacterized protein has protein sequence MVGKDLVLQRNAPVDIREIAAKATLREVRQNGHTYVELRRVGKRVIFFCTICLTECFSDNVLFDHLKGNLHSRRYAEAKVTLFGPMPWPFNDGVLFFNNSRENDPLLLDSSSHNTSELALVPHPDFAGNGIEVTSRLRDGSSSHNGAKGSFSGANGCLNGRSSAITEDSALSNRNEADGPLVIPGVLIKDVVLNLPVHLLGYGNIAYKIAEASEGRKKISKIWCAWVGEEASLGSEASNIYEQSGFAIVNFSYAYELGRKWPSEDQDLPISAGSFFVIDEAGHRGKRRKKSFSDQEASSEESNGQTHDSRSQAIVTGSPTGSSCNLQLSPLSSKSMRRELRKQKRLAAEKVCDICGRSMLPGKDVATLLNCSTGNLACSSRNSSGAFHLFHTSCLLHWTILCQYEVLADQIAKMGKSKRGRKAKTAPKSRIMSILCPECQGTGIHVEGDELEKPTISLSEMFRYKLKSIEAHKAWMKTPEVLENCSTGLHFPAEHLENAEEQVMPLKSLPFFAADGYMA, from the exons ATGGTGGGGAAGGATTTGGTGCTGCAACGGAATGCTCCTGTGGATATCCGTGAGATTGCTGCCAAGGCCACGCTGCGGGAGGTGCGGCAGAATGGGCACACCTATGTGGAGCTCCGGCGCGTCGGGAAGCGCGTCATCTTCTTCTGCACCATCTGCCTCACCGAGTGCTTCAGCGACAATGTGCTGTTTGACCACCTCAAGGGGAATCTGCATTCACGGCGGTATGCCGAGGCCAAGGTCACCCTGTTTGGGCCCATGCCATGGCCGTTCAATGATGGTGTGCTCTTCTTCAATAACTCACGCGAGAATGATCCGCTCTTGCTGGACTCAAGCTCGCATAACACCAGCGAACTTGCTCTGGTTCCCCATCCTGACTTTGCAGGGAATGGCATTGAGGTGACATCAAGGTTGAGAGATGGTTCGAGCTCCCATAATGGCGCAAAAGGCTCATTCAGTGGTGCAAATGGATGTCTGAATGGTAGATCTTCTGCCATAACTGAAGATAGTGCTCTGTCAAACCGCAATGAAGCCGATGGTCCGCTTGTTATTCCTGGTGTGTTGATAAAGGATGTTGTGTTGAATTTGCCTGTGCATCTTCTGGGTTATGGAAACATTGCATACAAGATTGCTGAAGCTAGCGAAGGTCGCAAGAAGATCAGCAAAATCTGGTGTGCTTGGGTAGGAGAAGAAGCCTCACTGGGCTCTGAGGCAAGTAACATCTATGAACAATCTGGTTTTGCCATAGTCAACTTCTCTTATGCATATGAGTTGGGAAGGAAGTGGCCTTCTGAAGATCAGGACCTTCCCATCTCTGCTGGATCTTTCTTTGTCATTGATGAGGCTGGACATCGTGGAAAGCGAAGGAAGAAGTCATTTTCTGATCAAGAAGCATCTTCAGAAGAGTCTAATGGCCAGACCCATGACAGCAGAAGTCAAGCTATTGTTACTGGTTCCCCAACAGGTTCCTCATGCAATCTTCAACTCAGCCCCTTGTCCAGCAAGTCTATGAGGAGGGAGCTGAGGAAGCAGAAGCGACTTGCTGCTGAGAAAGTTTGTGATATTTGTGGGCGATCAATGCTTCCTGGAAAGGATGTCGCCACCTTGCTGAACTGCAGCACAGGAAACCTAGCTTGCAGCAGTAGAAACTCCAGTGGG GCTTTTCATCTATTTCACACTTCATGCTTACTGCACTGGACAATTTTGTGCCAATATGAGGTGCTGGCTGATCAGATTGCAAAGATGGGAAAGAGCAAACGAGGAAGAAAGGCGAAAACAGCGCCAAAGAGCAGAATAATGTCCATCCTATGCCCAGAATGTCAGGGTACAGGGATTCACGTCGAGGGAGATGAGCTCGAAAAGCCAACTATTTCGTTGTCTGAG ATGTTTCGGTACAAGCTGAAGTCCATCGAAGCCCACAAGGCGTGGATGAAGACCCCTGAGGTGCTGGAGAACTGTTCCACTGGGCTCCATTTCCCTGCGGAACATCTGGAGAACGCCGAG GAGCAGGTGATGCCACTGAAGTCGCTTCCTTTCTTTGCAGCTGATGGATATATGGCATAA
- the LOC123123007 gene encoding monothiol glutaredoxin-S11 yields MASGGGAVREVGSKAELDEAVGGARAAAVHFWAAWCEASKQMDEVFAHLAVDFPHALFLRVEAEEQPEISEAYGVTAVPYFVFCKEGKPVDTLEGANPASLANKVAKLAGPANVAESAAPASLGVAAGPAVLEKVQEMARQNGSSASESTLKKRLEQLVNSHPVILFMKGNPEEPRCGFSRKVVDILKQEGVEFGSFDILTDNEVREGLKKFSNWPTFPQLYCKGELLGGCDIVIAMHESGELKDVMKEHNIPLRQQGSKIEEPVISESANEQSTEAIGLTEAQKARLESLTNSNSVMIFIKGSPEEPKCGFSGKVVHILKQEKIPFSSFDILTDDEVRQGLKVLSNWPSYPQVYIKGELVGGSDVVMEMHKSGELKKVLTEKGIIQQESLEDRLKALISSSPVMLFMKGNPDNPRCGFSSEVVNALRGAGISFGSFDILSDEEVRQGLKTYSNWPTFPQLYYKSELMGGCDIVLELKKSGELKATLSE; encoded by the exons atggcgagcggcggcggggcggtgaggGAGGTGGGGTCGAAGGCGGAGCTGGACGAGGCGGTCGGCGGCGCGCGGGCCGCCGCGGTGCACTTCTGGGCGGCCTGGTGCGAGGCCTCCAAGCAGATGGACGAGGTCTTCGCCCACCTCGCCGTCGACTTCCCCCATGCGCTCTTCCTCAGG GTTGAAGCTGAAGAACAACCGGAAATTTCAGAGGCATATGGTGTTACAGCAGTGCCATACTTTGTTTTCTGCAAG GAAGGCAAACCTGTTGATACCTTGGAGGGTGCAAACCCAGCCAGCCTGGCCAATAAGGTCGCAAAGTTAGCTGGCCCTGCCAATGTTGCTGAGTCTGCTGCACCTGCTAGCTTGGGGGTGGCTGCTGGTCCTGCTGTACTCGAAAAGGTCCAAGAAATGGCACGGCAAAATGGATCTTCTGCTTCTGAAAGTACACTGAAGAAGCGTTTGGAGCAGCTTGTCAATTCCCATCCCGTCATCTTATTTATGAAGGGAAATCCAGAAGAACCAAGGTGTGGTTTCAGCCGAAAGGTGGTTGACATTTTGAAGCAGGAAGGTGTTGAATTTGGGAGCTTTGACATCCTTACAGATAATGAAGTACGTGAAGGACTGAAGAAGTTCTCTAACTGGCCAACTTTTCCTCAGTTGTACTGCAAAGGTGAGTTGCTTGGTGGATGTGATATTGTTATTGCTATGCATGAAAGTGGTGAACTAAAGGATGTAATGAAGGAGCACAACATTCCTCTCCGGCAACAAGGAAGCAAAATTGAGGAGCCAGTGATATCTGAATCTGCAAATGAGCAGAGTACTGAGGCAATTGGGCTTACCGAAGCTCAGAAAGCTCGTTTGGAGAGCCTCACTAATTCTAACTCAGTGATGATATTTATCAAAGGTTCACCCGAGGAGCCCAAGTGTGGATTCAGTGGAAAGGTTGTTCATATTCTTAAGCAAGAGAAGATTCCTTTCTCAAGTTTTGACATTCTTACAGATGATGAGGTTAGGCAGGGCCTAAAGGTTCTATCAAACTGGCCTAGTTACCCTCAGGTGTACATCAAGGGTGAACTGGTTGGTGGTTCGGACGTAGTGATGGAGATGCACAAGAGTGGGGAACTGAAGAAGGTCCTGACTGAGAAGGGCATTATTCAGCAAGAGAGCCTAGAGGACCGACTCAAGGCTCTAATTTCCTCATCCCCAGTGATGCTGTTCATGAAGGGCAACCCAGATAATCCACGTTGTGGCTTTAGTTCGGAAGTCGTGAATGCCTTGAGAGGAGCAGGAATAAGCTTTGGGTCCTTCGACATTCTATCTGATGAGGAAGTTAGACAAGGTCTCAAGACATACTCGAACTGGCCCACCTTCCCCCAACTCTACTATAAATCAGAACTAATGGGGGGCTGTGACATTGTTCTCGAGTTGAAAAAGAGTGGAGAGCTGAAGGCCACTCTCTCGGAGTAG